Proteins from a genomic interval of Quercus lobata isolate SW786 chromosome 11, ValleyOak3.0 Primary Assembly, whole genome shotgun sequence:
- the LOC115968983 gene encoding basic form of pathogenesis-related protein 1-like has product MGLCKISLAFVFLMGVTLVHLTLAQDSKEDYLNAHNAARADVGVPSLTWDDTVAAYAQNYANQRIGDCNLVHSGGKYGENIAWGSADLSGTDAVKMWVDEKANYDYNSNSCVGGECLHYTQVVWRNSVRLGCAKVRCNNGGTFIGCNYDPPGNYVGQKPY; this is encoded by the coding sequence ATGGGGTTGTGTAAGATTTCACTAGCTTTTGTTTTTCTCATGGGCGTAACCCTAGTCCATCTCACCCTTGCCCAAGACTCCAAAGAAGACTACCTTAATGCCCACAATGCAGCCCGTGCAGACGTGGGAGTTCCATCTCTGACTTGGGATGACACTGTAGCCGCATATGCACAGAACTATGCTAATCAGCGTATTGGAGATTGCAATCTTGTGCACTCCGGTGGAAAATATGGTGAAAACATTGCATGGGGCAGCGCTGACCTCTCAGGCACAGATGCGGTGAAGATGTGGGTCGACGAGAAAGCCAACTATGACTACAACTCTAACTCTTGTGTTGGTGGGGAGTGCCTGCACTATACTCAGGTGGTTTGGCGCAACTCGGTTCGTCTTGGATGTGCTAAAGTGAGGTGCAACAATGGTGGGACATTCATTGGTTGCAACTATGATCCTCCTGGCAACTATGTTGGCCAGAAACCTTACTAA